A region of Centropristis striata isolate RG_2023a ecotype Rhode Island chromosome 17, C.striata_1.0, whole genome shotgun sequence DNA encodes the following proteins:
- the LOC131989867 gene encoding E3 ubiquitin-protein ligase TRIM39-like: protein MDLAVPLDDQFNCCICLEILTDPTSIPCGHTFCLDCIEGFWDTKAKPECPLCKDTFSPRPQLRINRGYAEIIRTIIERTQEEDGDVGRSPGSRKNSLIQLEADEVPSHFCRKHNQPLTKFCRTDQKPVCEKCTERNHKKHDTVLIENEGKRVRASLRATKASIQQMMHTRKRKLEEIKYSVDLSKKCTEKEKRSSARVCTTLIKAIERHQAEVVEELEERQREAERRAEELEQELEQELELLQWRSNELQSLEHAQDPIHLLRGFAPLRRLPSTRDWSEVPVHTDNCMGTVTRSVSKLVHVCQELATKLSAEEADKINQYAVDVTLDPETASGWLVLSPDRKKVSVSNKKSNAPLPDSPQRFDSCVCVLGKQGFACGRRYWVVEVADKTDFDLGVAQESINRKGTITVRPDSGYWAICRRKGDSLSACAGPSVPLHPQETPKKIGIFLDYEEGLVSFYDADTKSHIYTYTGCDFSQPLYPYFNPCLQENGRNTSPLVICPVEGRVRDITIESAV, encoded by the exons ATGGACCTTGCCGTTCCCCTTGACGACCAGTTCAACTGCTGCATCTGTCTGGAGATCTTAACCGACCCGACCTCCATCCCATGTGGCCATACTTTCTGCCTGGACTGCATCGAAGGCTTCTGGGACACAAAGGCCAAACCTGAGTGTCCGCTGTGCAAAGACACATTCAGCCCACGTCCACAACTCAGGATCAACAGAGGATATGCTGAAATTATTCGGACTATTATTGAAAG GACTCAAGAGGAGGATGGCGATGTTGGCCGCTCACCGGGCAGCAGGAAGAACTCCCTGATCCAACTGGAGGCTGATGAAGTTCCCAGCCActtctgcaggaaacacaaccaGCCGCTGACCAAGTTCTGCAGGACGGACCAGAAGCCTGTGTGTGAGAAATGTACCGAGAGGAACCACAAAAAACACGACACCGTCCTCATCGAGAATGAGGGCAAGAGGGTCAGG GCTTCTTTGAGGGCGACAAAGGCCAGCATTCAGCAGATGATGCACACCCGGAAGAGAAAATTGGAGGAGATAAAATATTCAGTGGATCTTAGCAAG AAATGCACAGAGAAGGAGAAGCGAAGCAGCGCTCGAGTCTGCACCACGCTGATAAAAGCCATCGAGAGACACCAGgcggaggtggtggaggagctggaggagaggcaGCGGGAGGCCGAGAGGAGGGCCGAGGAGCTGGAACAGGAGCTGGAGCaggagctggagctgctgcagtggAGGAGCAACGAGCTGCAGAGCCTGGAGCACGCTCAGGACCCCATTCACCTCCTGAGG GGTTTCGCTCCTCTGAGACGACTCCCATCCACCAGAGACTGGTCGGAGGTCCCCGTCCACACCGATAACTGCATGGGGACGGTGACCAGATCCGTCTCCAAGCTTGTGCATGTCTGCCAGGAACTTGCGACCAAACTATCTGCAGAAG AAGCAGACAAGATAAATCAGTATGCGGTCGATGTCACTCTGGATCCTGAGACTGCTTCAGGCTGGCTGGTCCTGTCCCCAGACAGAAAGAAG GTGAGCGTCAGCAACAAGAAGAGCAACGCCCCGCTGCCAGACAGTCCTCAGCGCTTTGACTCCTGCGTCTGCGTTTTGGGGAAACAGGGCTTCGCATGTGGAAGACGCTACTGGGTCGTTGAG GTTGCGGATAAGACAGACTTTGACCTCGGCGTGGCTCAGGAGTCCATCAACAGGAAGGGCACCATCACGGTGCGTCCCGACAGCGGTTACTGGGCGATCTGCCGGAGAAAGGGTGACAGCCTCAGCGCCTGCGCCGGGCCCTCCGTCCCCCTCCACCCGCAGGAAACCCCCAAGAAAATCGGCATCTTCCTGGACTACGAAGAAGGGCTGGTGTCCTTCTACGACGCCGACACAAAGAGTCACATTTACACATACACCGGGTGTGACTTCAGCCAGCCTCTGTACCCGTACTTTAACCCGTGTCTGCAAGAAAACGGGAGGAACACCTCCCCGCTGGTCATCTGCCCGGTGGAGGGCCGAGTCAGAGACATTACCATCGAGTCAGCAGTGTGA